In the Setaria italica strain Yugu1 chromosome VI, Setaria_italica_v2.0, whole genome shotgun sequence genome, one interval contains:
- the LOC101785564 gene encoding probable receptor-like serine/threonine-protein kinase At5g57670 isoform X2, translating to MDTIEECGDGSDRHLLSGSRILVGVPDNSRGCSELLSWAIGAVAKANDSVVAVHVLGGRGRKKRLQKANAFVIYMLGEFVEACEAKQINLEAKVVCSSNIGRALTQEAALTDGNILIVGRSRNAYHRSHFETANYCFMHAPKNCSVIAVGREGLPQCNARLRSRSFDESNISSSSTWSRRFPPLQKLLRSNSMRKPAQSSTEGAEDKSSPRAVLDGPEEGDNQVTEECYSTSSHEVSRRGHNGLWRRLSDMKLWLPFLRTIGDDSVRASDAGSAYAEDQKPAWRCFSFQEISVATNDFHPDNLAGRGGYAEVYKGVLSDGQYVAVKRLAKGSPSEQKEKEFLAELGIQGHVCHPNTSYLLGCCVENGLYLIFEFCANGTLASALHGKSGKTLEWPLRYKIAIGVARGLQYLHMFCRHRIIHRDIKASNVLLGDDFEPQISDFGLAKWLPKQWTHHSIIPIEGTFGYLAPEYFMHGIVDEKTDIFAFGVLLLEIVTGRRPIDCSKQSLLQWAKPLLEAGQATELADPNLGDDYDQDQLKRMIAVASRCIMRPAMWRPSMAEVLHFLSTDDCLKEPEKWNIPEDEVDDMDDCTLFSESCSP from the exons ATGGACACCATCGAGGAGTGTGGCGATGGCAGCGACCGACACCTGCTCTCCGGCTCCAGGATCCTCGTCGGCGTGCCGGACAACTCCCGGGGGTGCTCGGAGCTCCTGTCGTGGGCGATCGGCGCCGTCGCCAAGGCCAATGactccgtcgtcgccgtccacgTCCTCG gagggagagggaggaaaaAGAGGCTGCAGAAGGCGAACGCCTTCGTCATCTACATGCTCGGAGAGTTCGTGGAGGCGTGCGAGGCCAAGCAG aTCAATTTGGAGGCTAAGgtggtttgcagctcaaacatTGGGAGAGCCCTGACCCAAGAAGCTGCACTGACTGATGGAAACATCCTTATTGTTGGGAGATCAAGAAATGCATACCATAG GAGCCATTTTGAGACTGCAAACTACTGCTTCATGCATGCTCCAAAAAACTGCTCTGTGATAGCTGTTGGAAGAGAAGGCTTACCACAATGTAATGCCCGATTAAGGTCTCGGTCGTTCGATG AAAGCAACATATCCTCAAGCTCAACATGGAGCAGAAGATTCCCACCACTTCAGAAGCTACTCAGATCAAACTCAATGCGAAAACCGGCTCAATCCAGTACTGAAGGCGCTGAGGACAAGAGCTCACCGAGAGCGGTTCTTGATGGTCCGGAGGAAGGGGACAACCAAGTCACTGAAGAATGCTACAGCACGTCTAGCCATGAGGTGAGCCGGCGTGGCCACAATGGCCTATGGAGGCGGTTGTCAGACATGAAGCTCTGGCTTCCATTCCTAAGGACAATCGGCGATGACAGTGTGAGGGCCAGCGATGCTGGTTCGGCGTATGCTGAAGATCAGAAGCCTGCCTGGAGGTGTTTCAGCTTTCAGGAGATCTCAGTGGCTACTAATGATTTCCATCCAG ATAACTTGGCGGGAAGAGGAGGCTATGCAGAAGTATACAAGGGCGTCCTATCTGATGGCCAATATGTAGCTGTAAAGAGGCTGGCAAAAGGCTCGCCCAGTGAACAGAAGGAGAAAGAGTTCCTGGCCGAACTGGGGATTCAGGGACATGTATGCCACCCAAACACATCATATCTTCTTGGATGCTGCGTCGAGAATGGATTATACCTGATATTTGAATTCTGCGCAAACGGAACTCTAGCATCGGCATTGCATG GGAAGAGTGGGAAAACCCTTGAATGGCCTTTGAGGTACAAGATTGCGATTGGCGTTGCAAGGGGTTTGCAGTATCTGCATATGTTCTGCAGGCACAGGATCATCCATCGTGACATCAAGGCCTCCAATGTGCTTCTTGGTGATGACTTTGAACCTCAG ATTTCAGATTTTGGACTAGCAAAGTGGCTCCCCAAGCAGTGGACTCATCACTCTATCATACCCATAGAAGGCACATTTGG GTACTTGGCACCAGAATATTTCATGCATGGCATCGTTGATGAGAAGACCGACATATTCGCTTTTGGGGTTCTGCTGCTGGAGATTGTCACTGGAAGGAGACCTATTGACTGCTCCAAGCAAAGCCTTCTGCAGTGG GCAAAGCCACTCCTGGAGGCTGGGCAAGCGACTGAACTTGCCGACCCGAACCTCGGCGACGACTATGACCAGGATCAACTGAAGAGGATGATTGCCGTTGCATCCCGCTGCATTATGCGACCGGCAATGTGGCGGCCCTCAATGGCCGAG GTTCTGCATTTCCTGTCTACCGATGATTGTCTGAAGGAACCGGAGAAATGGAACATTCCAGAGGACGAGGTCGATGACATGGATGATTGCACATTGTTTTCTGAATCTTGTTCTCCATAG
- the LOC101785564 gene encoding probable receptor-like serine/threonine-protein kinase At5g57670 isoform X1, which produces MDTIEECGDGSDRHLLSGSRILVGVPDNSRGCSELLSWAIGAVAKANDSVVAVHVLGGRGRKKRLQKANAFVIYMLGEFVEACEAKQINLEAKVVCSSNIGRALTQEAALTDGNILIVGRSRNAYHRSHFETANYCFMHAPKNCSVIAVGREGLPQCNARLRSRSFDAESNISSSSTWSRRFPPLQKLLRSNSMRKPAQSSTEGAEDKSSPRAVLDGPEEGDNQVTEECYSTSSHEVSRRGHNGLWRRLSDMKLWLPFLRTIGDDSVRASDAGSAYAEDQKPAWRCFSFQEISVATNDFHPDNLAGRGGYAEVYKGVLSDGQYVAVKRLAKGSPSEQKEKEFLAELGIQGHVCHPNTSYLLGCCVENGLYLIFEFCANGTLASALHGKSGKTLEWPLRYKIAIGVARGLQYLHMFCRHRIIHRDIKASNVLLGDDFEPQISDFGLAKWLPKQWTHHSIIPIEGTFGYLAPEYFMHGIVDEKTDIFAFGVLLLEIVTGRRPIDCSKQSLLQWAKPLLEAGQATELADPNLGDDYDQDQLKRMIAVASRCIMRPAMWRPSMAEVLHFLSTDDCLKEPEKWNIPEDEVDDMDDCTLFSESCSP; this is translated from the exons ATGGACACCATCGAGGAGTGTGGCGATGGCAGCGACCGACACCTGCTCTCCGGCTCCAGGATCCTCGTCGGCGTGCCGGACAACTCCCGGGGGTGCTCGGAGCTCCTGTCGTGGGCGATCGGCGCCGTCGCCAAGGCCAATGactccgtcgtcgccgtccacgTCCTCG gagggagagggaggaaaaAGAGGCTGCAGAAGGCGAACGCCTTCGTCATCTACATGCTCGGAGAGTTCGTGGAGGCGTGCGAGGCCAAGCAG aTCAATTTGGAGGCTAAGgtggtttgcagctcaaacatTGGGAGAGCCCTGACCCAAGAAGCTGCACTGACTGATGGAAACATCCTTATTGTTGGGAGATCAAGAAATGCATACCATAG GAGCCATTTTGAGACTGCAAACTACTGCTTCATGCATGCTCCAAAAAACTGCTCTGTGATAGCTGTTGGAAGAGAAGGCTTACCACAATGTAATGCCCGATTAAGGTCTCGGTCGTTCGATG CAGAAAGCAACATATCCTCAAGCTCAACATGGAGCAGAAGATTCCCACCACTTCAGAAGCTACTCAGATCAAACTCAATGCGAAAACCGGCTCAATCCAGTACTGAAGGCGCTGAGGACAAGAGCTCACCGAGAGCGGTTCTTGATGGTCCGGAGGAAGGGGACAACCAAGTCACTGAAGAATGCTACAGCACGTCTAGCCATGAGGTGAGCCGGCGTGGCCACAATGGCCTATGGAGGCGGTTGTCAGACATGAAGCTCTGGCTTCCATTCCTAAGGACAATCGGCGATGACAGTGTGAGGGCCAGCGATGCTGGTTCGGCGTATGCTGAAGATCAGAAGCCTGCCTGGAGGTGTTTCAGCTTTCAGGAGATCTCAGTGGCTACTAATGATTTCCATCCAG ATAACTTGGCGGGAAGAGGAGGCTATGCAGAAGTATACAAGGGCGTCCTATCTGATGGCCAATATGTAGCTGTAAAGAGGCTGGCAAAAGGCTCGCCCAGTGAACAGAAGGAGAAAGAGTTCCTGGCCGAACTGGGGATTCAGGGACATGTATGCCACCCAAACACATCATATCTTCTTGGATGCTGCGTCGAGAATGGATTATACCTGATATTTGAATTCTGCGCAAACGGAACTCTAGCATCGGCATTGCATG GGAAGAGTGGGAAAACCCTTGAATGGCCTTTGAGGTACAAGATTGCGATTGGCGTTGCAAGGGGTTTGCAGTATCTGCATATGTTCTGCAGGCACAGGATCATCCATCGTGACATCAAGGCCTCCAATGTGCTTCTTGGTGATGACTTTGAACCTCAG ATTTCAGATTTTGGACTAGCAAAGTGGCTCCCCAAGCAGTGGACTCATCACTCTATCATACCCATAGAAGGCACATTTGG GTACTTGGCACCAGAATATTTCATGCATGGCATCGTTGATGAGAAGACCGACATATTCGCTTTTGGGGTTCTGCTGCTGGAGATTGTCACTGGAAGGAGACCTATTGACTGCTCCAAGCAAAGCCTTCTGCAGTGG GCAAAGCCACTCCTGGAGGCTGGGCAAGCGACTGAACTTGCCGACCCGAACCTCGGCGACGACTATGACCAGGATCAACTGAAGAGGATGATTGCCGTTGCATCCCGCTGCATTATGCGACCGGCAATGTGGCGGCCCTCAATGGCCGAG GTTCTGCATTTCCTGTCTACCGATGATTGTCTGAAGGAACCGGAGAAATGGAACATTCCAGAGGACGAGGTCGATGACATGGATGATTGCACATTGTTTTCTGAATCTTGTTCTCCATAG
- the LOC101786237 gene encoding zinc finger protein CONSTANS-LIKE 1, translating into MMRSEGSTSPAAGGAACAVCGGVAAVYCAADAAALCTPCDAAVHAANLLASRHERVPISMAAVAAASGVYDDLFAPDDVDAASSWPAAVAQGQGSPQNGSSSASFTTSDSGTEGRSLFDLLSDVDLAAACVTGGGGYLPDGVAPVHHGGAPLWAQPGMAAAWATTWSPADAAAVVVPGAAAVVAAAAERVARVQRYREKRKNRKFQKTIRYASRKAYAEARPRIKGRFVKRAAGAATSDNAAAATNASDSSKFWLSFSDDARDDGVGFYVDAAAYGVVPSF; encoded by the coding sequence ATGATGAGAAGCGAAGGCAGCACGAGCCCAGCGGCCGGGGGAGCCGCGTGCGCTGtctgcggcggcgtggcggcggtgtACTGCGCTGCGGACGCCGCGGCGCTCTGCACCCCCTGCGACGCCGCTGTGCACGCGGCCAACCTGCTGGCGTCGCGCCACGAGCGCGTGCCGATCTCCAtggccgccgtggcggcggcgtccggcgtGTACGACGACCTCTTCGCGCCCGACGACGTCGATGCGGCGTCGTCGTGGCCAGCGGCGGTCGCGCAGGGGCAGGGGAGTCCCCAGAACGGCAGCTCGTCGGCCAGCTTCACCACCAGCGACAGCGGCACCGAGGGCCGGAGCCTGTTCGACCTGCTCTCCGACGTCGACCTCGCGGCGGCCTGCgtcacgggcggcggcggatacCTGCCGGACGGTGTTGCGCCCGTCCATCACGGCGGTGCACCACTGTGGGCGCAGCCCGGCATGGCCGCCGCGTGGGCGACCACATGGTCTCCGGCGGACGCagcggccgtcgtcgtcccgggcgccgccgccgtggtcgccgcggcggcggagcgggtggCGAGGGTGCAGCGCTACCGCGAGAAGCGCAAGAACCGCAAGTTCCAGAAGACCATCCGCTACGCGTCCCGCAAGGCTTACGCCGAGGCGCGGCCGAGGATCAAGGGCCGCTTCGTcaagcgcgccgccggcgccgccacgtcggacaacgccgccgccgccacgaacGCCTCCGACTCCTCCAAGTTCTGGCTCTCCTTCTCCGACGACGCccgcgacgacggcgtcggGTTCTACGTCGACGCCGCGGCCTACGGAGTCGTGCCAAGCTTCTAG